DNA sequence from the Deltaproteobacteria bacterium genome:
GTTGTCCCGTTATTTCTATGGGGTTGAGTATGCCCCTCGCGATGTACGTTTGGGACTCGTTGAAGCTTCCGCCGGAAAGATCGGCTCTCCGGTGGATCAAGTGCTACTGCTTTGTTTTCACTATGATCCGACTACCGGAAAGTATGGTCTCGTCATTACAAGAGCATTACAGCTTAGTGGCCTCATGACTGTGCTCGTACTTGGGTCATTTATGCTGATTTCGTTGCGTCGTGACCGCCGAGAACCGTTAACCAGCGATAACGCAAAGCCGTTGATGCCGAAAAAAAGTAACGTGTAAATTGCGTGATACCGGACGACCATGATAGGAAAATTCGCTTTTTGGCCTGATCTCGCATCCTCCTTCGCCTGGAAGGTTGATGCCATTTATATCTTGATCATCTTAGTGACCGTATTGGTGTCACTGGGAGTGTATGCCGCCATTGTTTCGTTTGTCATTAAGTACAAACGGAAATCCGAAGACGAAATTCCAGAACAGATTGAAGGTAATCTGCCGCTGGAAATTCTCTGGTCAGTGATTCCACTTGGTTTGGTGCTGGCGATGTTTGGCTGGGGAGCCGTGCTGTTTTTCGAGCTGTCCACTCCACCGGCAGAAGCGATCAACTTCTCCGTTGTTGGTAAACAATGGATGTGGAAGGTGCAACATCCATCAGGCAAGCGGGAAATCAATGAGCTGCATGTTCCCATTGGCCAGCCGATCAGGCTGACCATCACGTCCGAGGATGTATTGCATAGCTTCTACATTCCAGCGTTTCGTGCCAAGATGGATGCCGTACCAGGACGATATACCACAAGTTGGTTTGAGCCGAGCAAAGCTGGTGAATACCATATTTTCTGCGCGGAATATTGTGGCACCAAGCACTCGATGATGATTGGTCGTGTCGTAGTGATGGAGCCCGCACAATACGAGCAGTGGCTCAAAACCGGTGGAGCGACCGCGGTCAATACTGGAGAAACGCCGGAGATGGCTGGAGCGCGTCTGTTCCAAGAGCAGCGTTGTATGACCTGCCATCAGACCAATGGTATTATGGCTCCGGTATTACAAGGACTCTATGGAAAAGAGATTGAGCTGCAAGGTGGACAAAAAGTCCTCTTTGATGAAGCCTATATCCGTGAATCGATTTTGAATCCTACGGCGAAAATCACCGCTGGGTATCAACCTGTGATGCCAACCTTCCAAGGGCAAGTAACTGAAGATGCCATCATGCAGTTGATCGCCTATATTAAGTCTTTGGCTGGAGCGCCAGGGGCGCATGCGGCGACTTCGCCTCCTACTGAAACCAAACCGGTTGAGCCGCAAGCAACAGAAGGACAGGCGGCAAGCCCATCAACTGAAACGCCTGCTGTAGTTACTCCGCCAGCGGATGACGCACAGCCAAATGCCGGAACTGATACTCCGGCGGCACAACCGGACGAACCGCAAGCGGATGGAACTGACTCTTCGAAAGAAGAGACAATGTAAGCAGAGACCAAGGGTGAATTATGAGCGCAGTCGCAGTTCCTAAACATGAAGAAGCGCCAGTCTTAGAGATACCGAGTCGTACGTATCTTAACGACGGCTATAGCATCAAGTCGTGGCTGCTCACGCTGGATCATAAGCGCATTGCGATCTTGTACGCAGTGGCGATCGCGATTTTCTTCCTCATGGGGGCAAGCTTTGCGCTGATGATCCGTTTGGAGTTGCTGACTCCTGGTGGTGATCTGATGGAGGCCGAGACCTACAACAAAATGTTCACCATGCACGGTCTCATCATGATCTTCTTTGTGCTGATTCCGTCGATCCCTGCTATCTTAGGAAACTTTCTCATCCCGCTCATGATCGGTGCTCGGGACGTGGCATTTCCACGTCTGAACCTCATGAGTTGGTATATTTTCATGATCGGTGGGACGTTCGTGTTGACCGCTGCGCTCTTTGGTGGCGTGGACACTGGGTGGACGTTCTACACGCCGTACAGCTCTGTGTATGCCAACAGCAATGTGATTCTCACTGCTGGGGGCGCGTTCATTACCGGCTTCTCCTCGATTCTTACTGGGTTGAACTTCATTGTCACGATTCACACCATGCGCGCTCCAGGGATGACCTGGTTTCGCTTGCCTTTGTTCATCTGGGCTCACTACGCAACCAGCTTGATTCAGGTGCTTGCAACCCCGGTCATTGCCATCACCCTTCTTCTGCTCATCCTTGAGCGTGGGTTAGGATTAGGCATTTTCAATCCGAATCTTGGTGGTGACCCGATCTTGTTCCAGCACTTGTTTTGGTTCTATTCACATCCTGCGGTGTACATCATGATCCTCCCAGGTATGGGAGTAATCAGTGAAATGATCGCTTGTGTCGCTCGACGCCGCATCTTTGGCTATTCTTTCGTTGCTTTCTCAAGCCTCGGCATTGCCATCATTGGCTTCTTTGTTTGGGGCCATCACATGTACGTGAGTGGTCAGTCGGTGTATGCCGGGATGGTCTTCTCGCTCATTACCATGCTGGTCGCGATCCCATCGGCCATCAAAACCTTCAACTGGACCGCGACATTGTACAAAGGCTCGATCTCGTATGAATCGCCAATGTACTTCACTGTCGGTTTCCTGGGGTTATTCGTAATTGGTGGAGTGACAGGGTTATTCTTGGCCACGATGGGTCTTGATATCCACATGCATGACACCTACTTCGTGGTTGCGCATTTCCATTACATCATGGTTGGCGGCGAGATCATGGCGTTCATGGGCGGATTGCACTTCTGGTGGCCAAAGATCACCGGACGGTGTTATCCCGAATTCTGGGGAAAGATTTCGGCGACCTTGATCTTTCTCGGATTTAATTTGACCTTCTTCCCGCAGTTCATTGTTGGCTACATTGGCATGCCGCGACGATACCACACCTATCCACCAGAAATGCAGATCTTCAATGTCATGTCGACTGGTGGCGCGTTTGTTCTTGGTATTGGCTATCTGCTCCCCTTTATTTACTTCCTGTGGTCGCTCAAGTATGGCAAAGTGGCTGGCCCAAACCCATGGCGGGCAAAGGGACTAGAGTGGGAAAATACCACCTCTCCACCGCCGACCGAAAACTTTGCCAGCACACCAATTGTGACTGAAGAAGCATACGAATACACTCATCTCCCGGAGGCACACGTTGTCCGAGCAAGCACACACTAGCGCGGCGCATCACGATCCCTTTGTCGCCCATCAATTTAATGATCGGGCGCAACAAGCCGAAGCAATTTCGCTGGGGATGTGGGCATTCCTGGTCCAAGAAATTCTTTTCTTTGGCGGGCTATTTACTGGCTACACTGTCTATCGCTCCTATTACCCTGACTCCTTTATTGCCGGGAGCCACCATCTCGATATTTTTTGGGGTGGCCTGAATACGGTCGTGCTGATCGGTAGTAGCTTAACGATGGCAATGGCGGTATGGGCAGCGCAGAATAGTAAAAAAAGCCAACTGGTTCTTTTCCTTATCCTCACTCTTGTTCTCGGCTCAATCTTCCTTGGCGTGAAAGTCATTGAATACACCGACAAATTTACCCACCACCTTATTCCAGGGTGGGATTTTGCATGGGCGGAACCGCATGGTCACCCCAAGCATGTACAGATTTTCTACAGCTTCTATTTTGCCATGACGGGAATGCACGCGCTGCATATGATTATTGGTGCCGGGATCATTATTCCGCTCATTATCATGGCAATGCGCGGAAAGTTTCACAAAGATTATTATGCACCCATTGAGGTGTTCGGCTTATACTGGCACTTTGTTGATATCGTGTGGATCTTCCTTTTCCCATTACTTTATTTGATTGGTCGACACTAATGGAACACGTACACGTTAATCATGCCCATCCAACTCCTAAGTTATATGTGATCATTTTTGCAGCACTGATGGTGTTTACCTTGCTGACCGTTGCTGCCGCTTTTCAGGACTTTGGTCGACTTAACAACGTCATTGCGTTGGCCATCGCGGGAGTAAAGACCGTTCTGGTTGTATTGTTCTTCATGCACGTGAAGTACGGCAGTCGGCTGACAAAGCTCTTTGCTGCAGCTGGATTCCTGTGGTTAGCCATCCTTATTGGCTTCACCCTTGGTGATACCGAGAGCCGTCGGGGAGCAAAGAACGCGCAGACGCCAACGGGATGGGCGCCACTGCCTGTTGATGCGAAAGAGCCTGGCGCTCCAGCTGTAAGCCACGGGGGAGCGCACCAGCAGACCGAAGGACAGCACTAAGTATGACTCAAAGCTGAATCGGCGAAACGGAGAATCGGCGAAACGGAGAACAGAATAGTGACGAGACTTCTTTCTCCGATTCTCCCTGTCTCCGGTTCTCCATTTCTTCTTCACGCCTTTGCCAGTCTCCCCCGTAGCGACTTTCCCCTTTACTCACCTGCTCATCTCTTATAATCTCCCGATGTTCCTGACACTGTGTGTGCAGGAAGCAACGACACCCCCAGAAAAAAGGAGTCTCCATGCATGGACACCCACGGCGAGGACAGCGCTGGTGGCAGCGTGTGGGTCTGAGCTTCGGTCTTGTAGTGAGCGTGTTGAGTAGTCACGCTTGGGCAATTTTCTTAGACAAAGAAGAAACTCTTCGCTTTAACGGGCGTGTCTATAATCGCGCGTCATATGCGACGCAACGTGCCGCCGACAATACGCGCCTACGTACTCCGTACAACGATTGGAACATGCTGCAAAGCCGCACCTTCGTACAGATGGAATTGCGGCATAACCTCACCGATTTGATCGCTGGACGGTATACCGGTCTCCTTGCGCCACTGCAGTATGGCTTGTTGCCGCTCCGTTTGCTTGCGCCGGACGATATGGATTACTTCGTGACGTACCGTGGCGAGTATGACGGGGTATGGGACTACGGACCAGATGTGTTCCGTAAACGTGAGGTGCGTACCTCGGCTGGAGATCGTCTTGGCACCCGTCAACGTCTCCGTCACCGTCACCGCTTGTTTGAAGCCTATATTGATTACACCAAAGGGCCACTGTTCATTCGTCTCGGGCGACAGAATCTGTCATGGGGTGAAACTGATGTCTTTCGTTTGATTGATCAGATCAATCCGCTTGATGCCAGCTTTGGCGGGTTTCTTGTCGCCCTGGATGAACGCCGTGTTCCACTCGATATGCTGCGCATGGTCTATGGCTTGGGCAGCCAGGGACCGTTTTCGGAAATTGATCTCGAAGGGTACGTTGCACTCGATGACCAAGTGGCTGAGGGCGTGCCGGCAGGATCACCGTGGGCGACGCCAAACCCAGCCGGTATTCGTGGTTTCGTCAAAAAGCCCGCCCGTAACTTTACTGATGCTCGTGGCGGAGGGCGGGTCATTGCCGTGCTTGGTGACTTCACTTTAAGTGTGGCTCATTATTACACCTATCTTGATGCACCAACGCTGCGAATTGTAACCCCGACAACCGCGCCACTCACCAAGGGTGAAACGCGAGCGACCGCAGATCCGATTAACCTTGGGGACTTTGAAACAGCAGTACGAGAAGGGCGGACTTCGCGTTTTCTGGTTGATCGGTTTCACGCTAACCAGTGGTTTCCCAAAATGCAGATTAGTGGCGCAACCATGAGCTTTAGTGTCCCACGGCTCTCCGCGGTTGTTCGCGGTGAATTTGCGTATTTCTATGCTGAACCCTTCTATCGTAATTCAGCACCAAACCAACTCCTCGGCCCGGCACTGACAGGGAGAATTACCCCTGGGTATCGACAGGTTGGGACTGATCCCGTCAGCGGGAAAGCGCTCTTACGCTACAAGAGTGACGTCGATCGTTCTGACGTGATTCGTTGGTCCCTTGGTATAGATATCAACCGGTACATTCGTTTTCTCAATCCTTCCCAATCGTTTGTCATT
Encoded proteins:
- the ctaD gene encoding cytochrome c oxidase subunit I, whose product is MSAVAVPKHEEAPVLEIPSRTYLNDGYSIKSWLLTLDHKRIAILYAVAIAIFFLMGASFALMIRLELLTPGGDLMEAETYNKMFTMHGLIMIFFVLIPSIPAILGNFLIPLMIGARDVAFPRLNLMSWYIFMIGGTFVLTAALFGGVDTGWTFYTPYSSVYANSNVILTAGGAFITGFSSILTGLNFIVTIHTMRAPGMTWFRLPLFIWAHYATSLIQVLATPVIAITLLLLILERGLGLGIFNPNLGGDPILFQHLFWFYSHPAVYIMILPGMGVISEMIACVARRRIFGYSFVAFSSLGIAIIGFFVWGHHMYVSGQSVYAGMVFSLITMLVAIPSAIKTFNWTATLYKGSISYESPMYFTVGFLGLFVIGGVTGLFLATMGLDIHMHDTYFVVAHFHYIMVGGEIMAFMGGLHFWWPKITGRCYPEFWGKISATLIFLGFNLTFFPQFIVGYIGMPRRYHTYPPEMQIFNVMSTGGAFVLGIGYLLPFIYFLWSLKYGKVAGPNPWRAKGLEWENTTSPPPTENFASTPIVTEEAYEYTHLPEAHVVRASTH
- a CDS encoding DUF1302 domain-containing protein, coding for MHGHPRRGQRWWQRVGLSFGLVVSVLSSHAWAIFLDKEETLRFNGRVYNRASYATQRAADNTRLRTPYNDWNMLQSRTFVQMELRHNLTDLIAGRYTGLLAPLQYGLLPLRLLAPDDMDYFVTYRGEYDGVWDYGPDVFRKREVRTSAGDRLGTRQRLRHRHRLFEAYIDYTKGPLFIRLGRQNLSWGETDVFRLIDQINPLDASFGGFLVALDERRVPLDMLRMVYGLGSQGPFSEIDLEGYVALDDQVAEGVPAGSPWATPNPAGIRGFVKKPARNFTDARGGGRVIAVLGDFTLSVAHYYTYLDAPTLRIVTPTTAPLTKGETRATADPINLGDFETAVREGRTSRFLVDRFHANQWFPKMQISGATMSFSVPRLSAVVRGEFAYFYAEPFYRNSAPNQLLGPALTGRITPGYRQVGTDPVSGKALLRYKSDVDRSDVIRWSLGIDINRYIRFLNPSQSFVISGQVFGSNILSFNGKPLTKAAPNFGFAHFAVPVRDPHRRNQAFVNLDPYQIINTLSVSTSYYSGLVSPALIFLYDWQGAWLVQPGVTFVRDPFRLTVQYNYLDGQFNGIGFLRDRDNLIFQLEVVI
- a CDS encoding oxidase encodes the protein MEHVHVNHAHPTPKLYVIIFAALMVFTLLTVAAAFQDFGRLNNVIALAIAGVKTVLVVLFFMHVKYGSRLTKLFAAAGFLWLAILIGFTLGDTESRRGAKNAQTPTGWAPLPVDAKEPGAPAVSHGGAHQQTEGQH
- a CDS encoding cytochrome c oxidase subunit 3 family protein; translation: MWAFLVQEILFFGGLFTGYTVYRSYYPDSFIAGSHHLDIFWGGLNTVVLIGSSLTMAMAVWAAQNSKKSQLVLFLILTLVLGSIFLGVKVIEYTDKFTHHLIPGWDFAWAEPHGHPKHVQIFYSFYFAMTGMHALHMIIGAGIIIPLIIMAMRGKFHKDYYAPIEVFGLYWHFVDIVWIFLFPLLYLIGRH
- the coxB gene encoding cytochrome c oxidase subunit II, with the translated sequence MIGKFAFWPDLASSFAWKVDAIYILIILVTVLVSLGVYAAIVSFVIKYKRKSEDEIPEQIEGNLPLEILWSVIPLGLVLAMFGWGAVLFFELSTPPAEAINFSVVGKQWMWKVQHPSGKREINELHVPIGQPIRLTITSEDVLHSFYIPAFRAKMDAVPGRYTTSWFEPSKAGEYHIFCAEYCGTKHSMMIGRVVVMEPAQYEQWLKTGGATAVNTGETPEMAGARLFQEQRCMTCHQTNGIMAPVLQGLYGKEIELQGGQKVLFDEAYIRESILNPTAKITAGYQPVMPTFQGQVTEDAIMQLIAYIKSLAGAPGAHAATSPPTETKPVEPQATEGQAASPSTETPAVVTPPADDAQPNAGTDTPAAQPDEPQADGTDSSKEETM